The Streptomyces sp. A2-16 sequence TGCACATGCGGTTCCAGCCAGCCCACGGCGAAGGCGCCGACGGCGGCCAGCAGCAGGCCCAGCGCGATCCAGCCGGTGAGGCCCGTGGCGACGTACAGCAGCACGACGAACAGCCCGAAGAACAGCAGCGAGGTGCCGAGGTCGCGTTCCAGGACCAGGACCCCGACGCTGATCAGCCAGATGGCGAGCAGTGGGCCCAGCACCCGGCCGGTGGGCAGCTGCAGTCCCCAGAACCGGCGCCCTGCGAAGGCCAGCGCGTTGCGGTTGGCCGCGAGGTACGCGGCGAAGAACACCGCCAGGAGCACTTTCGCGAACTCGCCCGGCTGGATGGAGAACCCGGCGATCCGGATCCAGATGCGGGCCCCGTTCACGGAGGGGAAGAGGATCGGGAGGATGAGCAGGACGAGCGCGGCGGCGACGCAGACGTACGCGTAGCGCTGGAGCACGCGGTGGTCGCGCAGCATCAGTACGACCACGATGAACAGGGCTACCCCGACCGTGGACCACACGAGCTGGGTCGGGGCCGCGCGGTCGCCGGGCGTCTCCAGGTCGAGCCGGTAGATCAGCACCAGGCCCAGGCCGTTGAGCAGCACACCGATGGGCAGCAGCAGCGGATCGGCGTCCGGTGCCCGCCATCGCACCGCCAGATGGGCGACGAGCGCGAGCACGCCGAGCCCGGCGCCGTAACCGGCGGCGCCGGGCGGGACGGTGCCGTTCCTGGCGAGGCCGACAGCGCAGTAGCCGTACACGCACAGCAGGACGGCGAGGACGATGAGGGCCAGTTCGATGCCACGGCGGCGGGGCAGGCGTACCGCGGAAACGGGGGCGTCCGCGGGGGCCACGACGGTTCCGGCCTTGGTCATGTCCGGAACTTACCCAAATAGGGCGTGATGTCTGCCTAGCCTGCGCGGGGTGTCAGCACCAGCGTGGCGAGGTCCCGAGATCCTTGATGTACCGGGCCGAACCCCAGGCCCAGGTGCCGTCCGTGAGGAGGTACCACTGCCGGTTGCCCAGGATGTTCTGGCCGTTGGTCTTGCAGAAGATCGTGACGACCTCGCCCTTGCCGGCCCACCGGATGATCTGCCCGCCCCGGTTCGGCGCGGCGCGCAGCGCGAGCGAACTGGCCGTCACGACGCCCTTGTACAGGCGCGCGTTGTGGCTCTGGGTGTGCCCCGCGTCGTTGCGGGCGGCGCTCGGCCCGTCGTCGGCGACGGCGGGCGCCGCGAGGGCGGTGACGGCGAGGGCGGCGGCGGTCACGGCTATGGAGGAACGGGAGCGCAGGGACATGGGGAGACCTCCGTGAGGGGGGTGCAAACCTGACTATTCGCCACGTTAGGAGGCGTGCTCACAGGTCGCCCTTTCAAGTGGGCCATAGGAGAAGCGCCCGGCGGCTACCGCAGCGACAGCGTCGCGATCGCGCCACCGTCATCCGCGTTCGAGAACGAAAGCCGCGCCCCCAGCACTTCCGCCTGCCCCATCGCGATGGTCAGCCCCAGCCCATGCCCCCGCGCCCCGCCCTCCGTACGGAACCGCTGCGGCCCGTGCGAGACCAGGTACTCCGGAAACCCGTCCCCGTGATCCCGCACGGTCACCACGGGCCCCTCGACCGTCAGTGACACCGGACCCCGGCCGTGCCGATGGGCGTTGGCCACCAGATTCCCCAGCACCCGCTCCAGCCGCCGCCGATCCGTCTCCACGGCGAGATCCCGCACGACGACGACCTCGGTGTCGGTCCCGGACGCCCGCACCACCCGTTCCGCCACGGCACCCAGCCGTTCCGTGTCCAGCTCGACCGTCTCGCGCCCGGTGTCCAGCCGGGAGATCTCCAGCAGATCCTCGGTCAGCGTCCGCAACGCCCCCAC is a genomic window containing:
- a CDS encoding FtsW/RodA/SpoVE family cell cycle protein; amino-acid sequence: MTKAGTVVAPADAPVSAVRLPRRRGIELALIVLAVLLCVYGYCAVGLARNGTVPPGAAGYGAGLGVLALVAHLAVRWRAPDADPLLLPIGVLLNGLGLVLIYRLDLETPGDRAAPTQLVWSTVGVALFIVVVLMLRDHRVLQRYAYVCVAAALVLLILPILFPSVNGARIWIRIAGFSIQPGEFAKVLLAVFFAAYLAANRNALAFAGRRFWGLQLPTGRVLGPLLAIWLISVGVLVLERDLGTSLLFFGLFVVLLYVATGLTGWIALGLLLAAVGAFAVGWLEPHVHSRVEDWLHPFASIEAGRGPNQLAQSLFAFAAGGILGTGLGLGHSVLIGFAAKSDFILATAGEELGLAGLCAIFLLYALLVERGYRAGLALRDPFGRLLAIGLASIVALQVFVIAGGVGGLIPLTGMAMPFLAQGGSSVVTNWAIVALLIRVSDSARGQYDGKETP
- a CDS encoding SH3 domain-containing protein, which encodes MSLRSRSSIAVTAAALAVTALAAPAVADDGPSAARNDAGHTQSHNARLYKGVVTASSLALRAAPNRGGQIIRWAGKGEVVTIFCKTNGQNILGNRQWYLLTDGTWAWGSARYIKDLGTSPRWC